In the genome of Ptychodera flava strain L36383 chromosome 13, AS_Pfla_20210202, whole genome shotgun sequence, one region contains:
- the LOC139148602 gene encoding uncharacterized protein encodes MITSVTSGSLNSTIVTSGSLNSPSVTSGSLNSASVTSGSLNSPSVTSGSLNSPSVTSGSLNSPSVTSGSLNSPSVTSGSLNSPSVTSGSLNSPSVTSGSLNSPSVTSGSLNSPSVTSGSLNSPSVTSGSLNSPSVTSGSLNSPSVASGSLNSPWRSVTSSSLNSSTVCCKSKAHNTLVNKEILFTSDHGNNSKYLRHI; translated from the coding sequence ATGATTACTAGTGTCACATCAGGGTCATTGAACAGTACCATTGTCACATCAGGGTCACTGAACAGTCCCAGTGTGACATCAGGGTCACTGAACAGTGCCAGTGTCACATCAGGGTCACTGAACAGTCCCAGTGTCACATCAGGGTCACTGAACAGTCCCAGTGTCACATCAGGGTCACTGAACAGTCCCAGTGTCACATCAGGGTCACTGAACAGTCCCAGTGTGACATCAGGGTCACTGAACAGTCCCAGTGTCACATCAGGGTCACTGAACAGTCCCAGTGTCACATCAGGGTCACTGAACAGTCCCAGTGTGACATCAGGGTCACTGAACAGTCCCAGTGTGACATCAGGGTCACTGAACAGTCCCAGTGTGACATCAGGGTCACTGAATAGTCCCAGTGTCACATCAGGGTCACTGAACAGTCCCAGTGTCGCATCAGGGTCACTCAACAGTCCCTGGCGCAGTGTAACGTCATCATCACTGAACAGTTCCACTGTTTGCTGCAAAAGTAAAGCTCATAATACCTTGGTGAACAAAGAGATTCTTTTTACATCTGATCATGGCAACAACAGTAAATATTTGCGTCACATCtga